A genomic region of uncultured Roseibium sp. contains the following coding sequences:
- a CDS encoding NAD(P)H-dependent oxidoreductase, translated as MRVLVLHSHPQEASFGRALFHKTCESLEKAGHEVDRCNLYDEGFDPVLSAHDRDIYHTVPDNRKLVDSYCERLQACEALVLCTPVWNFGFPAILKGYFDRVWLPGVSFDLEDGKLTPTLRHIRKLGAVMTYGGSRWRALLVGDPPRKIVKRVIRAQIKIGAPVKYLAHYDMNNCTPETTSAFLNKVGAEMERF; from the coding sequence ATGCGTGTTCTGGTTCTGCATTCCCACCCGCAGGAGGCAAGCTTCGGCCGTGCCCTCTTTCACAAGACCTGCGAAAGCCTGGAAAAGGCCGGCCATGAAGTCGACCGCTGCAATCTCTATGACGAAGGTTTCGACCCCGTCCTGTCCGCCCATGACAGGGACATCTATCATACGGTTCCGGACAACAGGAAACTCGTCGACAGCTATTGCGAGCGGCTGCAGGCCTGCGAGGCGCTCGTCCTGTGTACGCCGGTCTGGAATTTCGGCTTTCCGGCGATCCTGAAAGGGTATTTCGACCGGGTCTGGCTGCCCGGCGTGTCCTTCGATCTGGAAGACGGCAAGCTGACACCGACATTACGCCATATCCGGAAGCTCGGGGCGGTCATGACCTATGGCGGCAGCCGGTGGCGCGCGCTGCTCGTCGGCGATCCGCCGCGCAAGATCGTCAAACGCGTGATCCGCGCCCAGATCAAGATCGGTGCGCCGGTCAAGTATCTCGCGCATTACGACATGAACAACTGCACGCCGGAAACGACATCGGCCTTCCTGAACAAGGTCGGCGCGGAAATGGAACGTTTCTGA
- a CDS encoding FAD-binding oxidoreductase — protein MADYEQIKAELDGVAVEDNPRLVQAKSRDFYWYSPVLKRQLDNVTGDLLVSPKNEDEVIRVLKTAFAHGVPVTPRGTGTGNYGQAMPLSGGIVLDMSRMDEVKEIAPGRVVCGPGIVMAKLDAQTREHSGQELRFHPSTAQTATIGGFIAGGSGGVGSVHWGGLRDLGNILRLRIVTMEAEPRVIELSTWDLQKVSHAYGTNGIITEVEMPLTTAYGWVDVIVGHDTFMDAVVFSDRLARSNGLLLKEVAPIAAPIPFDYFTRHKPWLKEGEAVTVLMVAPQSMSAVLALAERMKGSLRFRSDEVESMKGIPHAYELAWNHTTLRALKFDSSFTYLQTQYPSPNHVELVQKTTEMFPGEIFGHLEFLRFDGQVQCSGLPLIRFTTEERLDEIIRLHEENGCAVFNPHRYTLEEGGMKRTDQVQLDFKKETDPKGLLNPGKMIAWENPDFDFNDGGTYLFPGLQSFAEA, from the coding sequence ATGGCCGACTACGAACAGATCAAGGCTGAGCTCGACGGTGTGGCGGTGGAAGACAATCCGCGTCTCGTACAGGCAAAAAGCCGGGACTTCTACTGGTATTCTCCGGTTCTGAAACGCCAGCTCGACAACGTCACCGGGGATCTCCTGGTCTCGCCGAAGAACGAGGACGAGGTCATCCGGGTCCTGAAGACCGCCTTCGCGCACGGCGTTCCGGTGACGCCGCGGGGAACAGGTACGGGCAATTATGGCCAGGCCATGCCGCTCTCCGGCGGGATCGTGCTCGACATGTCACGCATGGACGAGGTCAAGGAAATTGCCCCGGGAAGAGTCGTGTGCGGCCCGGGGATCGTGATGGCCAAGCTGGACGCCCAAACGCGGGAACATTCCGGCCAGGAACTGCGCTTTCATCCGTCCACGGCGCAGACCGCCACGATCGGCGGGTTCATTGCAGGCGGCTCCGGCGGGGTCGGTTCGGTGCATTGGGGCGGCCTGCGCGACCTCGGCAACATCCTGCGACTGCGCATCGTCACCATGGAAGCCGAACCGCGCGTGATCGAGCTGTCGACCTGGGATCTGCAGAAGGTCAGCCACGCCTACGGCACCAACGGCATCATCACCGAAGTCGAAATGCCCCTGACCACGGCATACGGCTGGGTCGACGTGATCGTCGGCCACGACACCTTCATGGATGCCGTCGTCTTTTCAGACCGGCTCGCGCGCAGCAACGGCCTGCTGCTCAAGGAAGTCGCTCCGATTGCCGCTCCGATCCCCTTTGACTACTTCACCCGCCACAAGCCGTGGCTGAAGGAAGGCGAAGCGGTGACCGTGCTCATGGTGGCACCGCAGTCCATGTCTGCCGTCCTGGCGCTTGCCGAGCGCATGAAGGGAAGTCTTCGGTTCCGCTCCGACGAGGTGGAGAGCATGAAGGGTATTCCGCACGCCTACGAGCTCGCCTGGAACCACACCACGTTGCGCGCACTGAAGTTCGACAGTTCCTTTACCTACCTGCAGACACAGTATCCGAGCCCGAACCACGTGGAACTCGTGCAAAAGACGACGGAAATGTTTCCCGGTGAGATCTTCGGACACCTGGAATTCCTGCGGTTCGACGGGCAGGTTCAGTGCTCCGGGTTGCCGCTGATCCGGTTCACCACGGAAGAGCGGCTGGACGAGATCATCCGCCTGCACGAGGAAAACGGGTGCGCGGTCTTCAATCCGCACAGGTATACGCTGGAAGAAGGCGGCATGAAGCGCACGGACCAGGTGCAACTGGACTTCAAGAAGGAAACCGACCCGAAGGGCCTGCTTAATCCGGGCAAGATGATCGCGTGGGAGAACCCGGATTTCGACTTCAATGACGGCGGAACCTATCTCTTCCCCGGACTTCAGTCCTTCGCCGAGGCGTGA